The Flavobacterium marginilacus genome window below encodes:
- a CDS encoding penicillin acylase family protein: MKILKKILFAFIFLLIALLILFAVYREYQKPKYEGEIYLKNIQKETTVYFDEFGVPHIYAENSKDAMTALGYVHAQDRLWQMELLRRIVPGRLSEIFGSVALKNDKFFAGLGIEEASQKAIADLDKKSPAYQLMMGYLDGINQYMDEGPAPVEFQLLGIKKEKFTVQDVYNIFGYMSFSFAMAQKTDPLLTDIRNKFGMNYLKDFGLEGQFNTVQIKNAKQYQKEYAVISQSIASLLDKSPIAPFVGSNSWVIAPPKTKNKKVIFANDPHIGFSQPGTWYEACIETPDFELYGCYLAGAPFPLLGHNHEYAYGLTMFENDDVDFYQEENNPENNNQYKTKKGFRNYEIRKKTIKIKDSSDVVLNIKISHHGPVMNDLLEGLEKDKPVAMSWIYTQHPNHNIEAIYALSHAKSISDFEKGVALIHAPGLNVMYGDAKGNVGWWATGKLYRHRNGVNTNFILNGSNGKDDDLEYLDFSKNPSAVNPEWNYVYSANNQPSAIDGFVYPGYYLPEDRAKRITQLLDSKSNWDKNSVGEMINDNTSAVAPEMVKKLIAGLSLKSLSKIEMEAITVLKSWKGTNNLDDAAPAIYNKWIYLYLKNTFHDELGDEKFKQFLGTHLMKQITARQISFENSPWWDDISTKNKKETRNEILTKSFVEAITALEKQLGNSPSDWKWKKVHTVEYQHPIGKLAVLRPFFNAGPFEVSGSNEVINNQFFDFADNGFYKVKGGPSSRRVIDFSDIENSWGILPTGQSGNPFSSHYSDQAELYNSGKFRKMKLNKKEIIQSSTKLVFYPAKN; the protein is encoded by the coding sequence ATGAAAATATTGAAAAAGATCTTGTTTGCTTTTATTTTTTTACTGATTGCTCTATTGATTTTATTTGCAGTGTACAGAGAATATCAAAAGCCCAAATATGAAGGAGAAATTTATTTAAAAAATATTCAAAAGGAAACTACAGTTTATTTTGATGAGTTTGGAGTGCCTCATATTTATGCAGAAAACTCCAAAGATGCAATGACAGCTTTGGGATATGTGCACGCTCAAGACCGATTATGGCAAATGGAACTGCTAAGGCGGATAGTTCCCGGGAGATTGTCCGAAATTTTTGGTTCAGTCGCTTTAAAGAATGATAAGTTTTTTGCTGGCTTAGGAATTGAAGAAGCTTCTCAAAAAGCAATCGCTGATTTAGATAAAAAGAGTCCGGCATATCAATTAATGATGGGATACCTCGATGGGATTAATCAGTATATGGATGAGGGACCAGCACCTGTGGAGTTTCAATTGTTAGGAATCAAAAAAGAGAAATTTACGGTGCAGGATGTGTATAATATTTTTGGTTATATGTCTTTTAGTTTTGCAATGGCTCAAAAAACGGATCCTTTGCTTACAGATATCCGTAATAAATTTGGAATGAATTATCTTAAAGACTTTGGTTTAGAAGGACAGTTCAATACAGTTCAGATTAAGAATGCTAAGCAATATCAGAAGGAATATGCAGTTATATCACAATCTATCGCTTCACTATTAGATAAATCGCCAATCGCTCCTTTTGTAGGCAGTAACAGCTGGGTGATTGCTCCGCCAAAAACAAAAAATAAAAAAGTAATTTTTGCCAATGATCCTCATATTGGATTTTCGCAGCCTGGAACTTGGTATGAAGCTTGTATAGAAACTCCCGATTTCGAATTATATGGCTGTTATCTGGCAGGCGCTCCTTTTCCTTTATTAGGGCATAATCACGAATATGCTTATGGTCTGACGATGTTTGAAAATGATGATGTAGATTTTTACCAAGAGGAAAACAATCCAGAAAACAATAATCAATATAAAACCAAGAAAGGATTCCGTAATTATGAAATCAGAAAGAAAACGATTAAAATAAAAGATTCTTCTGATGTTGTTTTGAATATAAAAATAAGTCATCACGGTCCTGTTATGAATGATTTATTGGAGGGTTTGGAAAAAGATAAACCTGTTGCGATGTCCTGGATTTATACACAGCATCCCAATCATAATATTGAAGCTATTTATGCTCTGTCACATGCTAAATCTATATCCGATTTTGAAAAAGGTGTTGCGCTAATACATGCGCCGGGACTGAATGTGATGTATGGCGATGCCAAAGGAAATGTGGGCTGGTGGGCAACGGGAAAATTATACAGACACAGGAATGGTGTAAATACTAATTTTATACTGAATGGATCAAATGGTAAAGATGATGATCTCGAATATTTAGATTTTTCTAAAAACCCTTCAGCAGTCAATCCAGAGTGGAATTATGTTTATTCTGCAAACAATCAGCCCAGCGCCATTGATGGTTTTGTTTATCCGGGATATTACCTGCCGGAAGACAGAGCAAAAAGAATTACACAATTATTAGATTCAAAATCCAATTGGGATAAGAATTCTGTTGGTGAGATGATTAATGACAATACATCTGCTGTTGCACCCGAAATGGTGAAAAAATTAATTGCAGGTTTAAGTTTAAAATCACTTTCTAAAATAGAAATGGAAGCAATAACGGTTTTAAAATCATGGAAAGGAACCAATAATCTGGATGATGCAGCTCCCGCAATTTATAATAAATGGATCTATCTGTATTTAAAGAATACTTTTCATGATGAATTAGGTGATGAAAAGTTTAAGCAGTTTCTTGGAACTCATCTTATGAAGCAAATTACCGCAAGACAGATTTCCTTTGAAAATTCTCCGTGGTGGGATGATATTTCAACCAAAAATAAGAAAGAAACAAGAAATGAGATACTAACAAAATCATTTGTAGAAGCAATAACAGCTTTAGAAAAACAATTAGGAAATTCACCTTCGGATTGGAAGTGGAAAAAAGTTCACACAGTAGAATATCAGCATCCAATTGGTAAATTGGCAGTGTTAAGACCATTTTTTAATGCGGGGCCTTTTGAAGTTTCAGGATCGAATGAAGTGATAAACAATCAGTTTTTTGATTTTGCTGACAATGGTTTTTATAAAGTAAAAGGCGGTCCTTCAAGCAGAAGAGTAATAGATTTCTCAGATATTGAAAATAGCTGGGGAATTTTACCAACGGGTCAATCCGGGAACCCGTTTAGCAGTCATTACAGTGATCAGGCTGAATTGTATAATTCAGGAAAATTCAGAAAAATGAAATTGAATAAAAAAGAAATTATACAGTCTTCTACAAAGCTGGTTTTTTATCCTGCAAAAAATTAA
- a CDS encoding YybH family protein has protein sequence MKKFTNPFINIFILLLVLNSCSPKSETKNPAYVKLQIVKTEKDFEKLVAEKGPAEGFYQFADSNAVIKREHDTLIIGKTNIRNYYSNPRYQNITVTWSPDAVTVSDTGDMASSYGKYVWTSKDSSGKAQVSKGIFHTVWKKQKDGTWKYIWD, from the coding sequence ATGAAAAAATTCACAAACCCCTTTATCAATATCTTTATTCTTCTGTTGGTTTTGAATAGCTGTTCTCCAAAATCAGAAACAAAAAATCCAGCCTATGTCAAGTTACAGATTGTCAAAACTGAAAAGGACTTTGAAAAATTAGTAGCCGAAAAAGGACCAGCGGAAGGATTTTATCAATTTGCAGATTCCAATGCCGTTATCAAAAGAGAACACGACACTTTAATCATTGGAAAAACCAATATTAGAAATTATTATTCCAATCCTAGATATCAAAACATAACAGTTACTTGGTCTCCTGACGCTGTAACTGTTTCCGATACTGGCGACATGGCTTCAAGCTACGGCAAATACGTCTGGACTTCTAAAGATTCCTCTGGAAAAGCACAAGTTTCAAAAGGTATTTTTCATACTGTTTGGAAAAAACAAAAAGACGGCACTTGGAAATACATTTGGGATTAA
- a CDS encoding helicase HerA-like domain-containing protein — MSKKENFIQQINDGYLSKGESITLGAAILDGEVLPNTFIKIPLKTLNRHGLIAGATGTGKTKTIQVLSEQLSSYGIPVLMMDIKGDFSGVAKEGEEKDFIKERHEKLKIPYSVSSFPVELMTLSKQDGVRLRSTVSEFGPVLFSRILDLNDTQAGVVSIIFKYCDDNKMPLLDLKDIKKVINYITDEGKAEIEESYGKISTSTTGTILRKIIELEQQGGDLFFGELSFEIDDLLRIDENGKGYINIMRLTDIQDKPKLFSTFMLSLLAEIHQQMPEKGDADQPELVIFIDEAHLIFNEASKALLEQIETIIKLIRSKGIGVYFITQNPMDIPSGVLAQLGLKIQHALRAFTANDRQAIKQSAANYPTSEYYKTDEILTSLGIGEAFVTALNEKGIPTPLAATMMRAPMSRMDILTDAEIQEINDKSKLVKKYSEALDRESAYEMLTKKIESAQEQTAVVEETKKTSNEPSTASVVTKSVLKVVTSATFIRGAFGILSKLLKK; from the coding sequence ATGAGCAAAAAGGAAAATTTTATTCAGCAGATAAATGACGGATATTTATCCAAAGGAGAGAGCATAACGCTTGGTGCCGCTATCCTTGACGGCGAAGTTTTACCCAATACTTTTATAAAAATTCCATTAAAAACATTAAACAGACACGGCTTAATAGCTGGCGCTACAGGAACAGGAAAAACAAAAACGATTCAAGTACTTTCTGAACAATTATCCTCATATGGAATCCCTGTTTTAATGATGGATATTAAAGGTGATTTCAGCGGTGTTGCCAAAGAAGGCGAAGAGAAAGATTTTATAAAAGAACGCCATGAAAAATTAAAGATTCCTTATTCTGTATCAAGTTTCCCTGTTGAATTAATGACGCTCTCTAAACAGGATGGCGTAAGACTCCGTTCTACAGTTTCAGAATTTGGTCCTGTTCTTTTTTCCAGAATTTTAGATTTAAATGATACGCAGGCAGGAGTTGTCTCAATTATTTTTAAATATTGTGACGACAACAAAATGCCTCTGCTGGATTTAAAAGACATCAAAAAAGTCATTAATTATATAACTGACGAGGGAAAAGCCGAAATTGAAGAAAGTTATGGCAAGATCTCCACTTCGACTACAGGGACTATTTTACGAAAAATAATTGAACTCGAACAGCAGGGCGGTGATTTGTTTTTTGGAGAATTGTCTTTTGAAATTGATGACTTACTGCGTATTGACGAAAATGGCAAAGGCTACATTAATATTATGAGACTCACAGATATTCAGGATAAACCTAAATTATTTTCAACTTTTATGCTGAGCTTATTGGCCGAAATACACCAGCAGATGCCTGAAAAAGGAGATGCAGACCAACCAGAATTAGTGATATTCATAGACGAGGCACATCTGATTTTTAATGAAGCCAGCAAGGCATTATTAGAACAAATAGAAACCATAATAAAATTAATCCGTTCCAAAGGAATTGGCGTTTATTTTATCACTCAAAATCCAATGGATATTCCAAGCGGTGTTTTGGCTCAGCTTGGACTCAAAATTCAGCATGCATTAAGAGCATTTACCGCCAATGACAGGCAGGCCATCAAACAATCAGCTGCTAATTATCCAACATCCGAGTATTACAAAACTGATGAAATATTGACCAGTTTAGGAATAGGCGAAGCTTTTGTAACTGCCTTAAATGAAAAAGGAATCCCAACACCGCTTGCAGCTACAATGATGCGTGCTCCTATGAGCCGAATGGATATTTTAACTGATGCTGAAATTCAGGAAATCAACGACAAATCTAAATTAGTTAAAAAATACAGCGAAGCCCTTGACCGTGAAAGCGCATATGAAATGCTTACTAAAAAAATAGAATCTGCTCAAGAACAAACTGCCGTTGTTGAAGAAACTAAAAAAACGAGCAATGAACCAAGTACTGCAAGTGTAGTTACAAAATCAGTTTTGAAAGTTGTGACTAGCGCTACGTTTATAAGAGGAGCATTTGGAATACTTTCTAAACTATTAAAAAAATAA
- a CDS encoding MotA/TolQ/ExbB proton channel family protein, with product MANVKVKKESTSKGGGMVSGIIIALCIFVGWLVWSQVMGDPTNFEGGDIEKGHPLNTLGQVYKGGFIVPVLLGMLLMVIVFSIERFFVITKAAGKGNLDKFMQAIQVSIKSGDIDGAIVSCDKQQGSVANAIKSALVKYQEVKKEGFNSEEAAETIHKEIEEITALEMPMLEKNMTIISSLVSLGTLGGLLGTVSGMIKAFGALASAGTPDQAALAVGISEALINTATGISTSITAIVAYNFFTSKIDDLTYSIDEAGTTIVNTYRHFRGSLKQ from the coding sequence ATGGCAAACGTTAAAGTTAAAAAAGAAAGCACTTCAAAAGGTGGAGGAATGGTTTCAGGAATTATTATTGCATTATGTATTTTTGTTGGTTGGTTGGTTTGGTCTCAAGTAATGGGTGATCCAACGAATTTTGAAGGAGGGGATATTGAAAAAGGGCACCCGTTAAATACATTAGGACAAGTTTACAAAGGAGGATTTATAGTACCAGTATTATTAGGTATGTTATTAATGGTTATTGTTTTCTCTATCGAAAGATTTTTTGTTATTACAAAAGCTGCTGGTAAAGGAAATTTAGATAAATTCATGCAGGCAATTCAAGTAAGTATTAAATCTGGAGATATTGATGGAGCTATTGTTTCATGTGATAAACAACAAGGTTCTGTAGCAAATGCAATTAAATCAGCATTAGTTAAATACCAAGAAGTTAAAAAAGAAGGATTCAACAGTGAAGAAGCTGCTGAAACGATTCATAAAGAAATTGAAGAGATTACTGCTCTTGAAATGCCAATGTTAGAAAAAAACATGACTATTATTTCTTCTTTAGTTTCTTTAGGAACACTTGGAGGATTATTAGGAACTGTATCAGGGATGATTAAAGCGTTTGGTGCTTTGGCTTCTGCTGGAACTCCAGACCAAGCAGCTCTTGCGGTTGGTATCTCTGAGGCTTTGATTAATACAGCTACAGGTATCTCTACTTCTATTACTGCAATTGTTGCTTACAACTTCTTTACTTCAAAAATTGATGATTTAACTTATTCTATTGACGAAGCAGGAACTACAATCGTAAATACTTACAGACATTTTAGAGGTAGTTTAAAACAATAA
- a CDS encoding ExbD/TolR family protein yields MGKIVMKKKSTSTDMTAMCDVAFLLLTFFILTATAKTPEVLPVDTPQSTVQTKLPADNLSMLTIGKVEGKTAVFFDLKGKDVRKKALEFMSDKYNVPFTEKESEEFALMESFGVPIQNLKQILNMKGSDRSKAGQPGIPKDSLDNQLKDWILYSRKANIEVNNKELNFAIKGDAKEQYPAIKQIMDMLQDQKVNSFNLVTGLRGKNF; encoded by the coding sequence ATGGGAAAAATAGTAATGAAGAAAAAGTCCACATCTACCGATATGACGGCGATGTGTGATGTTGCGTTTCTTTTGCTGACGTTCTTTATTTTGACTGCCACTGCTAAAACACCTGAAGTATTACCAGTTGATACTCCGCAATCTACTGTTCAGACTAAATTGCCTGCAGATAATCTGTCAATGTTGACAATTGGTAAGGTAGAAGGAAAAACAGCTGTATTTTTTGACCTAAAAGGTAAAGATGTTCGTAAAAAAGCACTTGAATTTATGTCTGATAAATATAATGTTCCTTTTACTGAAAAAGAGTCAGAAGAATTTGCATTAATGGAAAGTTTTGGTGTGCCAATTCAAAATTTAAAACAAATTTTGAATATGAAAGGGTCAGATAGAAGTAAAGCAGGTCAGCCTGGAATACCGAAGGATTCTTTAGATAATCAATTGAAAGATTGGATTCTTTATTCTCGTAAAGCAAATATTGAGGTTAATAACAAAGAATTAAATTTTGCAATAAAAGGAGATGCGAAAGAGCAGTATCCTGCAATAAAACAAATAATGGATATGTTGCAAGATCAAAAGGTTAATAGCTTTAACTTGGTTACAGGTTTAAGAGGAAAGAATTTTTAA
- a CDS encoding ExbD/TolR family protein: MAELNTDSGGGKKGGKVRSKKQNSKVDLTAMVDLAFLLITFFMLTTTLSKPQSMDLTLPDKEDKSEPTNNIKVDENRTVTLLLGENGKLVRYMGMLEKPLVAPKDFSYGKDGIRKDLLSRMEQVKQYSTAKGKPNDGMIVIIKPSKKSTYRNLVDVLDEMAIVGVNKTGSYAIVNEFTPEEVKLLEVRK, translated from the coding sequence ATGGCTGAATTAAATACCGACAGTGGCGGTGGCAAAAAAGGTGGCAAAGTAAGAAGTAAAAAACAAAACTCTAAGGTAGATTTAACTGCCATGGTGGATTTGGCTTTCTTATTAATCACATTCTTTATGCTTACTACTACTTTGTCAAAACCACAATCCATGGATTTGACGTTGCCAGATAAGGAGGATAAAAGTGAACCAACAAATAACATTAAAGTCGATGAAAATCGTACAGTAACTTTATTGCTTGGTGAGAATGGCAAATTGGTACGTTATATGGGGATGTTGGAGAAGCCTCTTGTGGCACCGAAAGATTTCTCATATGGTAAAGATGGAATTCGTAAAGATTTATTGTCTAGAATGGAGCAGGTTAAGCAATATTCAACAGCAAAAGGAAAACCTAATGATGGTATGATTGTAATTATCAAACCAAGTAAAAAGTCGACCTATCGTAATCTGGTGGACGTTTTGGATGAAATGGCAATTGTTGGTGTAAATAAGACTGGTTCTTATGCAATAGTGAATGAATTTACACCTGAAGAAGTAAAATTGTTAGAAGTGAGAAAATAA
- a CDS encoding energy transducer TonB encodes MKLDLIKNQWIEIVFEGRNKLYGAYELRKSNRKTSMRALIIGSVLFSLAISAPLIASYLPKGGEEEDMDKKIVTVKLPPKKKVEAPKDLAPPPPPPPKQDQVKFVKPVVAKAEDVTEDPPKMDDIKDKKTGAETIKGDPDAPLTVEEVGNGPVVEVIAEDTSVHSLAGIEQKPEFPGGIEKFYAFVGKNYQAPEEEGLKGKVYVTFVVEKDGSLTDIKVVRDIGYGTGKEAIRVLNKCPKWLPGEQNGKKVRVLYSLPITIQSAE; translated from the coding sequence ATGAAATTAGATTTAATAAAAAATCAATGGATTGAGATCGTTTTCGAAGGTCGTAATAAACTTTATGGTGCATACGAACTTAGAAAATCGAATCGTAAGACTTCTATGCGGGCTCTTATCATTGGCAGCGTTCTTTTTAGTCTAGCTATCAGTGCTCCTCTTATTGCAAGTTACTTGCCAAAGGGAGGAGAAGAAGAAGACATGGATAAAAAGATTGTCACCGTGAAGCTTCCTCCTAAGAAGAAAGTTGAAGCTCCTAAAGATCTTGCGCCGCCACCACCGCCGCCGCCGAAACAGGATCAGGTTAAGTTTGTGAAACCTGTTGTTGCAAAGGCTGAAGACGTTACTGAAGATCCGCCAAAAATGGATGATATCAAAGACAAAAAAACTGGAGCAGAAACTATCAAAGGAGATCCAGATGCTCCTCTTACAGTTGAAGAAGTAGGTAATGGTCCAGTAGTTGAAGTTATTGCAGAAGATACTAGTGTACACTCTTTAGCGGGTATCGAGCAAAAACCTGAATTTCCTGGGGGAATTGAGAAATTTTATGCTTTCGTAGGTAAAAATTATCAAGCTCCTGAAGAAGAAGGTCTTAAAGGAAAAGTTTATGTAACATTTGTTGTTGAAAAAGACGGATCATTAACAGATATCAAAGTAGTTAGAGATATTGGTTATGGTACAGGAAAAGAGGCAATTAGGGTTTTGAATAAATGTCCAAAATGGCTTCCAGGTGAGCAAAATGGTAAAAAAGTGAGAGTTTTGTATTCTTTACCGATTACCATTCAATCAGCAGAATAA
- a CDS encoding PstS family phosphate ABC transporter substrate-binding protein yields MGLFIFLFFNCKKDESAALNDETILKGKASIYVDETVTPIVEEEVMVFEGSYDAKFTLVSKSESEVLNSLYNKKASIVVIARNLSKKELNLFEQRKIVPKITKFATDGIAFVSNKSSSDTLIALKDVIGFMKGERGSKIKGLVFDNPNSSTVNYMNNLSGLNGLPEKDVYTFKTNNEVLKFVSENNGMIGVVGVNWLSQPNPSMDSVIKNINVLSVKGLAKEGYFAPSQNNFAEGSYPLLRDLYVVNCQGYSGLGMGFSSFVAGDIGQRIVLKSGLLPFEIPARKLNIIRGKTNSEKK; encoded by the coding sequence TTGGGGTTATTTATTTTTCTTTTTTTTAATTGTAAAAAAGATGAAAGTGCCGCTCTCAATGATGAGACAATTTTAAAAGGAAAAGCGAGTATTTATGTTGATGAAACTGTAACTCCTATAGTTGAAGAGGAAGTTATGGTGTTTGAGGGTTCTTACGACGCAAAATTTACTTTAGTTTCTAAATCGGAATCTGAAGTTTTAAACTCATTATATAACAAAAAAGCTAGTATTGTTGTAATAGCCCGTAATTTGTCAAAAAAAGAGTTAAATCTTTTTGAGCAAAGAAAAATAGTTCCTAAAATAACTAAATTTGCTACTGATGGTATAGCTTTTGTTTCTAATAAATCTAGCAGCGATACATTAATTGCCTTGAAAGATGTTATTGGTTTTATGAAAGGGGAGAGAGGTTCTAAGATTAAAGGTTTAGTTTTTGATAATCCAAATTCAAGCACTGTGAATTATATGAATAATTTATCAGGATTGAATGGTTTGCCAGAGAAGGATGTGTACACTTTTAAAACGAACAATGAAGTTTTGAAATTTGTATCTGAAAATAATGGGATGATTGGTGTTGTGGGCGTTAACTGGTTGTCACAGCCTAATCCATCAATGGATTCTGTTATTAAAAACATCAATGTTCTAAGTGTTAAAGGGTTAGCTAAAGAAGGATATTTCGCTCCTTCTCAGAATAATTTTGCAGAAGGATCTTATCCATTATTGAGGGATTTGTATGTTGTGAATTGTCAAGGGTATTCTGGTTTGGGAATGGGATTCTCTTCATTCGTTGCGGGTGATATTGGACAAAGAATTGTTCTAAAATCAGGTTTGTTACCATTTGAGATACCCGCAAGAAAATTAAATATTATTCGAGGTAAGACTAATAGTGAAAAGAAATAA
- a CDS encoding tetratricopeptide repeat protein, protein MNKVKFLSIALLAVVATGRAQDLNQAKKAIDAEQFESAKSILKSIIAAKPTNGTADFYLGNVYLLQNNADSAKIYYQKGLTASEGARLNNIGLGLIDLDNGNAAAAEEKFALAIKDIRKKDIEEYIFIGRAYTFSNNPDYKKALEYLNRAKLINPQDAQLNLALGNAYFGDKNQNEAYSAYRNAYTIDNTMIRAKMQLGVLLKGAKAYTEAVKAYDEVIAINANYGPVYRELAETYYLWGRNEPSKYKVYIEKALLNYEKYLSLTDYSVSSRMRHADFLVLAGEYKALEAEANKMVELDKVNPRILRYLGISAYQNGNYEVAIKSLESFISDAANKVIAFDYQVLGFSKIKKAIGEDGKNLDTALFDNGLLDVKKSAEMDANGLAPNISDIGKKLYELKLFKQAATIYEIAVANKESKNYTLDNFYLGNSLYFDNTRKDVKPDPVALQRADLAYAAVIEASPKTQDAYLYRARTNSLLENDEMTIKYYNDYVNIVTEKGAEELAKPAVIKKLIESYNTAGASYANSDKTKAIEYFNKTLVIDPANQYALDSLKSLK, encoded by the coding sequence ATGAATAAAGTTAAATTTTTAAGTATTGCTTTATTGGCAGTTGTGGCAACTGGCCGAGCGCAAGATCTTAATCAAGCAAAGAAAGCAATCGATGCTGAACAATTTGAAAGTGCAAAATCAATTTTAAAATCTATAATTGCAGCAAAACCTACAAATGGTACAGCTGATTTTTATTTGGGTAATGTCTATTTACTGCAAAATAACGCAGATTCTGCAAAAATTTATTACCAAAAAGGGCTTACTGCATCAGAAGGGGCAAGGTTAAATAATATTGGTCTAGGTTTGATTGATTTAGACAATGGAAATGCTGCCGCTGCTGAAGAAAAATTTGCTTTGGCTATTAAAGACATAAGAAAGAAAGATATTGAAGAGTATATTTTTATAGGTCGAGCTTATACATTTTCGAATAATCCCGATTATAAAAAAGCATTAGAATATTTAAATAGAGCTAAATTGATTAATCCTCAAGATGCTCAATTAAATTTAGCATTAGGGAATGCTTATTTCGGAGACAAAAATCAAAACGAAGCTTATTCAGCTTATAGAAATGCGTATACTATTGATAATACAATGATCAGAGCAAAAATGCAGCTGGGTGTTTTGTTAAAAGGAGCCAAAGCGTATACTGAAGCAGTAAAAGCGTATGACGAGGTTATTGCTATTAATGCAAATTATGGTCCAGTTTATCGTGAATTGGCTGAGACATATTATTTATGGGGAAGAAATGAACCTTCTAAATATAAAGTGTATATTGAAAAGGCTTTGCTTAATTATGAAAAGTATTTGAGTTTGACAGATTATTCAGTTAGTTCAAGAATGCGTCATGCTGATTTCTTAGTTTTAGCGGGCGAGTATAAAGCTTTGGAAGCGGAAGCAAATAAAATGGTTGAGCTTGACAAAGTGAATCCTAGAATTCTTCGTTATTTAGGTATTTCAGCATATCAAAATGGTAATTATGAGGTTGCAATAAAATCTTTAGAAAGTTTTATTTCGGATGCTGCTAATAAAGTTATTGCTTTTGATTATCAAGTTTTAGGTTTTTCTAAAATTAAAAAAGCAATAGGTGAAGACGGAAAAAACCTTGACACTGCTTTATTTGATAATGGTCTCTTGGATGTAAAAAAATCTGCTGAGATGGATGCGAATGGTTTGGCTCCGAACATTAGTGATATTGGAAAAAAGTTATATGAATTAAAATTATTTAAACAGGCTGCTACAATTTATGAAATTGCTGTTGCAAATAAAGAATCTAAAAACTATACTTTGGACAACTTCTATTTGGGAAATAGCTTGTATTTTGATAACACTAGAAAAGATGTGAAACCAGATCCAGTTGCTTTGCAAAGAGCAGATTTGGCTTATGCTGCCGTAATTGAGGCATCACCTAAGACACAAGATGCATACTTGTACAGAGCAAGAACTAACAGTTTATTGGAGAACGATGAGATGACAATAAAATATTATAATGATTATGTTAATATAGTTACTGAAAAAGGTGCTGAAGAATTAGCAAAACCTGCTGTAATTAAAAAATTAATTGAAAGTTATAATACTGCTGGGGCTAGTTATGCAAATTCGGACAAAACAAAAGCAATAGAGTATTTTAATAAAACATTAGTTATTGATCCAGCAAATCAATATGCTTTGGATTCATTGAAATCTTTAAAATAA